In Candida orthopsilosis Co 90-125, chromosome 4 draft sequence, a single genomic region encodes these proteins:
- a CDS encoding Drs1 nucleolar DEAD-box protein codes for MRVDLSLILIFFSSLFSFASMTLQKNFKHSIMAKEDLLFTIDSDVEVEDDSDSSVEDVKEEVSDINPNFEFSIGDEVDEIKDWEAETDETIKDVNLDEIIEKKRGDLPGEEEGSPEEEEEEHDEMEQGGADEEEEDPDAEEFYESAPSNETNTTFQELQLSRPILKSIQSLSFTSPTPIQSSTIPIALLGKDIVAGAQTGSGKTAAYLIPLIERLIFKNSTSTKAIILAPTRELAIQVYDVGRKLGQFVKNLSFGLAVGGLNLRQQEQQLKSRPDIVIATPGRLIDHIRNSPSFSVEDVQVLVIDEADRMLEEGFQEELTEILSLIPKQKRQTLLFSATMNTKVQDLVQLSLNKPVRVMIDPPKTVASRLEQQFVRIRKRESLKPALLFQLLRKLDGRIVVFVSRKEMAHKLRVILGLLGLKVAELHGALTQEQRLANMKLFMGDVNVLVCTDLAARGLDIRIEYVVNFDMPKTYEIYLHRVGRTARAGRKGTSITFVGESNQDRAIVKAAINNGRSVARKVDWNDVEAINKRIDEKESVVDEVLQEEKEAKEILRAEMQLNKASNLIKYEKDIHSRPKRTWFKSDVMGQLTKHGKKVNSKKRKANEDKKENEKRSYKKTKTDRSKKSGKRK; via the coding sequence ATGCGTGTTGatttgagtttgattttgatttttttttcctctcTCTTCTCTTTTGCATCGATGACATTGCAAAAGAACTTCAAGCACAGTATAATGGCTAAAGAAGACTTATTATTTACGATAGATAGTGATGTGGAGGTGGAAGATGATTCAGATTCATCTGTTGAAGATGTGAAGGAAGAGGTTAGCGATATTAATCCAAATTTCGAATTTTCCATTGGAGATGAGGTAGATGAGATAAAAGATTGGGAAGCGGAAACTGATGAAACAATTAAGGATGTGAACTTGGACGAgatcattgaaaagaaaagaggaGATTTACCAGgggaagaagaaggaagcCCcgaggaggaggaggaagaaCACGACGAGATGGAACAAGGGGGAGCAGAcgaagaggaggaagatCCTGATGCAGAAGAGTTTTACGAATCAGCTCCAAGCAATGAGACTAACACCACCTTTCAAGAACTACAACTTTCACGCCCCATATTGAAGAGCATACAGTCGTTGTCGTTCACTTCTCCAACTCCAATTCAATCATCAACCATACCTATTGCATTATTGGGTAAAGATATTGTTGCAGGTGCACAAACAGGTAGTGGTAAAACAGCAGCATATTTGATTCCATTGATTGAACGTTTGATCTTTAAAAACTCAACATCAACTAAAGCAATCATTCTTGCACCAACTAGAGAGTTGGCCATTCAAGTTTACGACGTGGGAAGGAAGTTGGGTCAATTTGTGAAAAACTTGAGCTTTGGGTTGGCTGTAGGTGGTTTGAACTTGAGACAACAAGAGcagcaattgaaatcaagacCTGATATTGTCATTGCTACACCTGGTAGATTGATTGACCACATACGAAATAGTCCTAGTTTCagtgttgaagatgttcaagtgttggtgattgatgaagctgatAGAATGTTAGAGGAAGGGtttcaagaagaattgacGGAGATATTGTCATTGATACCAAAGCAAAAGAGACAGACGTTGTTGTTTTCGGCTACGATGAATACAAAAGTTCAAGATTTGGTTCAATTATCACTCAACAAGCCAGTCCGTGTTATGATTGATCCACCAAAGACAGTTGCATCTAGATTAGAACAACAGTTTGTTCGTATTCGTAAAAGAGAGAGCTTGAAACCGGCATTGctctttcaattgttgagaaaGTTGGACGGAAGGATTGTGGTGTTTGTATCAAGAAAGGAGATGGCACACAAATTGAGAGTTATTTTAGGGTTGTTGGGTCTCAAGGTGGCAGAATTGCATGGTGCTTTAACCCAAGAGCAACGTTTGGCAAATATGAAGTTGTTTATGGGTGACGTCAACGTATTGGTCTGTACAGACTTAGCGGCAAGAGGTTTGGATATAAGGATAGAGTATGTGGTCAACTTTGATATGCCAAAAACTTACGAGATCTATTTGCACAGGGTTGGTAGAACTGCAAGAGCAGGAAGAAAGGGTACTTCTATCACATTTGTTGGAGAAAGCAATCAAGACAGAGCCATAGTCAAAGCAGCCATAAACAATGGAAGGAGTGTGGCGAGAAAAGTCGACTGGAATGACGTTGAAGCGATAAATAAGAGAATAGATGAAAAAGAGTCGGTAGTTGACGAGGTCCTACAGGAAGAAAAGGAGGCgaaagaaattttgagaGCTGaaatgcaattgaataaagcaagtaatttgataaagtatGAAAAGGATATACACTCGAGACCAAAACGAACTTGGTTCAAGAGTGATGTTATGGGCCAATTGACAAAGCATGGTAAAAAGGTAAACTCTAAAAAGAGGAAAGCTAACGAGGATAAGAAGGAGAATGAAAAACGGTCTTACAAAAAGACGAAAACAGATAGAAGTAAGAAAAGCGGGAAGCGTAAGTAA
- a CDS encoding Sys1 Golgi integral membrane protein yields the protein MIDYIKLYQDKDYTNPKKLLIQIILLQVFYYLSALIIFYIVALLNGYEFSIDWIFQWQLVSFENTLGLTLFALWLFDSLTCVLFVTIIVGRSKLAWDFAVTIHIINLIITWCYVGKFPTSMLWWMLQVISAFLLVTLSTYSTRWKELRVTFFTNMLETRQPETVELDELNRTS from the coding sequence ATGATAGACTACATCAAACTATATCAAGACAAAGATTACACCAATCCAAAGAAGCTACTAATTCAAATAATACTACTACAAGTATTCTACTACTTATCAGCGCTCATCATATTCTACATTGTCGCACTACTCAATGGGTACGAATTTTCAATAGATTGGATATTCCAATGGCAATTGGTTTCCTTTGAAAACACTTTGGGGTTAACTCTATTTGCATTATGGTTGTTTGACTCGCTTACATGTGTGCTATTTGTTACCATCATTGTTGGTCGGTCAAAACTTGCATGGGATTTTGCAGTCACAATACACATTATCAATCTCATAATAACGTGGTGCTATGTTGGGAAATTTCCCACGAGCATGCTTTGGTGGATGTTACAGGTAATTAGTGCCTTCTTATTGGTTACATTGAGCACGTACTCTACCAGGTGGAAGGAATTGAGGGTAACATTTTTCACAAACATGTTGGAAACCCGACAACCTGAAACCGTGGAACtagatgaattgaatagaACGAGTTGA